From Cercospora beticola chromosome 6, complete sequence, a single genomic window includes:
- a CDS encoding uncharacterized protein (BUSCO:EOG09264NC7) has protein sequence MGIWDAFTGKPKQTASASSSDGIHDQAGNQIAQPTFTTPTAEDVGSFINTPSSFDPAALHPLAGLNQDTLDYLSLEDDLLSDIPGSQSLLPSRGWSDDLCYGTGVTYLTGLTIGGAWGLREGLSKLPSTAPPKLRLNSALNSITRRGPFLGNSAGVVAMMYNGVNSTIGYYRGKHDAFNSIAAGSISGAVFKATRGVRPMMISSAIVGSLAGTWALVRKTVFEE, from the exons ATGGGTATCTGGGACGCTTTCACGGGCAAGCCCAAGCAGACGGCGAGCGCCAGCTCATCGGACGGTATCCACGACCAAGCCGGCAACCAAATAGCACAGCCGACCTTTACGACACCCACGGCAGAAGATGTTGGCAGCTTCATCAACACGCCCTCGTCGTTCGATCCCGCAGCGCTTCATCCCCTCGCCGGTCTCAACCAAGACACGCTCGATTACCTTTCACTAGAAGACGACCTCCTTTCAGACATACCCGGCAGTCAGTCATTACTGCCATCGCGAGGATGGTCAGATGACCTCTGTTATGGAACAGGCGTGACATATTTGACGGGCTTGACAATTGGAGGCGCGTGGGGTCTGCGGGAAGGACTCAGCAAGCTGCCTTCTACTGCCCCACCCAAGCTGAGACTCAACTCTGCACTGAACTCCATAACAAGGAGAGGACCGTTCCTGGGTAATTCAGCGGGCGTGGTGGCAATGATGTACAACGGCGTCAACAGCACAATTGGCTACTATCGCGGGAAACATGATGCGTTCAACAGCATAGCAGCCGGCAGCATCAGTGGGGCTGTTTTCAAGGCTACCAGGGGTGTGCGGCCAATGATGATATCTTCAGCGATTGTCGGCTCATTAGCCGGAACCTGGGCG CTGGTACGCAAGACAGTATTTGAGGAGTAA